One region of Trichoderma breve strain T069 chromosome 7 map unlocalized scaffold00007, whole genome shotgun sequence genomic DNA includes:
- a CDS encoding ESSS subunit of NADH:ubiquinone oxidoreductase (complex i) domain-containing protein, giving the protein MALLRHTVRAVRCARKPLVPTTRSLSMTSRRQGGHGNESQFEPPSGWLWGIKPGEKPEPEGWEWPMYLFGASLLVAGVALAFKPDTSVSTWALEEARRRLEAEGVLPDPSNSEKKN; this is encoded by the exons ATGGCCCTCCTCCGACACACCGTGCGCGCGGTGCGATGCGCCCGCAAGCCGCTCGTTCCCACCACGCGAAGCCTCTCCATGACGTCCCGACGACAAGGCGGCCACGGCAACGAGTCACAGTTCGAGCCCCCCTCGGGATGGCTCTGGGGCATCAAGCCCGGCGAGAAGCCTGAGCCCGAGGGCTGGGAGTGGCCCATGTACCTGTTTGGCGCCAGCCTGTTGGTTGCGGGTGTTGCTCTGGCTTTCAAGCCCGATACTTC CGTCTCTACCTGGGCTCTTGAGGAGGCACGAAGGAGATTAGAAGCCGAGGGTGTTCTGCCAGACCCCTCAAAttcggagaagaagaactaA
- a CDS encoding e1-E2 ATPase domain-containing protein, giving the protein MADSNKTGHSGPPTPTPTGRQRAPTITLDTTAVNNNSSSNIVEITQSYDGQHQQQPTYTLSPVSPPDDAVSPSTMVEPPYGFSQGGRPEPRTDASFDSIRDSSRPTSPHNVSTPIAALGDGFLNVPTNNLRSRQNSVDSEDASRSFVSGGDTTVVASSSTQTDKYKTTPTNDSIMHDDAALDPDPDTEKDFLVENNPFAFSPGQLNKMFNPKSLAAFYKLGGLRGLERGLRSDRKAGLSTEENLLEGSVTFGEVTSKKNDKPNGDALAPPAQAVRVTSQTSREQQGFQDRYRIFRDNRIPEKKGKSLLQLMWITFNDKVLILLSIAAAISLAVGLYQTFGQKHDANEPKVEWVEGVAIIVAIAIVVIVGSLNDYQKELQFAKLNRKKQDRNIKVVRSGATMELSVYDVMVGDVIHLEPGDMIPADGVLIEGFDVKCDESQATGESDIIRKRAADEVYEAIENHESLKKMDPFIQSGARVMEGVGTYMATSTGIYSTYGKTLMSLNEDPDATPLQNKLNVIATYIAKLGGAAGLLLFIVLFIEFLVRLPHDNGTPAQKGQDFLNIFIVVVTIVVVAVPEGLPLAVTLALAFATTRMLKDANLVRHLKACEVMGNATTICSDKTGTLTQNKMQVVAGTVGVDHEFSSSRVQDSEDGNSKTPVSEFVKKLSAPVKELLLDSIALNSTAFEGEIEGEKTFIGSKTETALLLFARDHLGMGPVSELRENSTTVQIIPFDSERKCMGIVIRLSSGTHRLFIKGASEILLAQCSQTLRDPSLDASVTPLTQEAGDSISQLIVSYAKRSLRTIGLCYRDFESWPPPGLRSGEGKGEVLFNDLFQQMTFAGMVGIQDPLREGVPEAVRLCQSAGVVVRMVTGDNKITAEAIARECGILQEDSLVMEGPEFRKLSDLKQMEIIPRLHVLARSSPQDKRILVQQLKAMGETVAVTGDGTNDAPALRKADVGFSMGIAGTEVAKEASAIILMDDNFASIVKALKWGRAVNDAVKRFLQFQLTVNITAVILTFVTAVSSESEKSVLTAVQLLWVNLIMDTLAALALATDPPQDSVLDRKPEPKGSSIISPTMWKMIIGQALYQLAITFLLYYGGTHVVQPIVGGDELVHEDIETLVFNTFVWMQIFNQWNNRRLDNKFNIFEGLTRNWFFIAISTLMMGGQILIVFVGGAAFSIAKKDQSGGMWGIALVLGFLSIPIGMLIRLIPDSFVVKLVPEFFKRRSKEVPGLTISDEAMNLYPEPLVEVRDELAFLRRMKGGRLNNLKSQSHSRSNSINTSMDTQGREDSFPSRVATPVSRQRSRSARSRSNSALAPTTVMAGIMAAGVGMTWSPNGRKPEEDEVFPLYEQQQAGTEGSPEQGQKPAPGHSSSEAQN; this is encoded by the exons ATGGCCGACTCCAACAAGACTGGGCACTCGGGGCCTCCAACTCCTACGCCAACTGGCCGGCAGAGAGC GCCCACGATCACACTTGACACGACTGCTGTCAATAACAACTCGAGCAGCAACATTGTAGAGATTACCCAGAGTTACGACGgtcagcatcaacagcagcctACCTATACCCTCTCCCCCGTCTCTCCTCCAGACGACGCGGTCAGCCCCTCTACCATGGTAGAGCCGCCCTACGGCTTCTCTCAAGGAGGACGTCCGGAACCGCGAACCGACGCATCATTTGATTCCATCAGAGACAGCAGCCGGCCGACTAGTCCTCACAATGTCTCGACTCCCATTGCTGCGTTGGGGGACGGATTCTTGAACGTGCCAACAAACAATCTAAGATCACGGCAAAACTCAGTAGATTCGGAGGATGCTAGCCGCTCGTTCGTCTCGGGAGGCGATACGACTGTCGtcgcctccagctcgacaCAAACCGACAAGTACAAGACGACGCCAACAAACGACAGCATCATGCATGACGACGCCGCATTGGACCCAGACCCCGACACCGAAAAAGATTTCTTGGTGGAAAACAACCCCTTTGCGTTCTCGCCGGGCCAGCTGAACAAGATGTTCAACCCCAAGAGCCTTGCGGCTTTCTACAAACTTGGTGGCTTGCGCGGCTTGGAACGCGGTCTGCGGTCAGATCGCAAGGCTGGTCTGAGCACAGAGGAGAACCTGCTAGAAGGCAGCGTTACGTTCGGCGAAGTTACTTCTAAGAAGAACGATAAACCCAATGGCGACGCTCTGGCACCTCCAGCACAGGCTGTCCGCGTAACATCCCAAACGAGCCGGGAACAGCAAGGGTTTCAGGATCGATATCGAATTTTTAGAGATAACCGGAtaccagagaagaagggcaagagCTTGCTGCAGCTCATGTGGATCACTTTCAATGACAAAGTGCTGATCCTTTTGTCgatcgccgccgccatcagtCTCGCTGTCGGTCTCTACCAAACCTTTGGCCAGAAACACGATGCAAACGAGCCAAAGGTCGAGTGGGTCGAGGGTGTTGCCATTATCgtcgccattgccattgtcgtCATTGTCGGATCGCTGAACGATTATCAAAAGGAGCTCCAATTTGCAAAACTCAAcaggaagaaacaagaccGAAATATCAAGGTTGTCCGCTCTGGAGCAACGATGGAATTGTCTGTATACGACGTCATGGTTGGCGACGTGATCCACCTTGAGCCTGGAGACATGATTCCTGCCGACGGAGTTTTGATCGAGGGCTTCGACGTCAAATGTGATGAATCTCAGGCAACGGGCGAATCGGACATCATTCGTAAACGCGCCGCCGATGAAGTCTATGAGGCTATCGAGAACCACGAAAGCCTTAAAAAGATGGACCCCTTTATTCAGTCCGGTGCCCGTGTCATGGAGGGTGTCGGTACCTATATGGCTACGTCGACCGGTATCTACTCTACTTACGGCAAGACTCTCATGTCTCTCAACGAGGACCCCGACGCGACCCCCCTTCAGAACAAGCTCAACGTCATCGCCACGTACATTGCCAAGCTcggtggtgctgctggtcTATTGTTGTTCATCGTCTTGTTCATCGAGTTCCTCGTCCGATTGCCCCATGATAACGGCACTCCGGCTCAAAAGGGACAAGATTTCCTCAACATTTTCATCGTGGTTGTCACAATCGTCGTTGTTGCCGTTCCCGAAGGCCTTCCACTCGCCGTCACGCTGGCTCTTGCTTTTGCTACCACTCGCATGTTGAAAGACGCCAACCTGGTTCGACACTTGAAAGCTTGTGAAGTCATGGGCAACGCGACAACAATCTGCTCTGACAAGACTGGAACACTAACTCAGAACAAAATGCAAGTTGTGGCCGGAACAGTGGGAGTCGACCACGAGTTTAGCAGCTCTCGCGTCCAAGACTCCGAAGATGGCAATAGTAAGACACCTGTCTCGGAATTTGTCAAGAAGCTTAGCGCTCCTGTAAAGGAACTACTTTTGGACTCTATTGCCCTGAATTCGACAGCATTTGAAGGCGAAATTGAGGGAGAAAAGACATTCATCGGCTCCAAGACCGAGAcggcccttcttctctttgccaGAGACCATTTGGGCATGGGGCCTGTCAGCGAACTGCGCGAAAACTCGACCACTGTACAGATAATCCCCTTTGATTCGGAACGCAAATGCATGGGAATCGTCATTCGGCTTTCTAGCGGAACACACAGACTATTTATCAAGGGTGCCTCGGAGATCTTGCTCGCGCAGTGCTCGCAGACTCTACGAGATCCATCATTGGACGCCTCTGTAACCCCCTTGACACAGGAAGCTGGAGATTCCATTAGTCAGCTTATCGTTTCTTACGCAAAACGCTCCTTACGAACCATTGGTCTTTGCTACAGAGACTTCGAGTCTTGGCCTCCACCTGGCCTTCGTAGCGGCGAGGGCAAGGGTGAAGTCCTGTTTAACGATTTGTTCCAGCAGATGACGTTTGCCGGCATGGTGGGTATCCAGGATCCTCTCCGAGAAGGTGTCCCCGAGGCTGTTCGGCTGTGCCAGTCGGCCGGCGTTGTCGTTCGCATGGTTACCGGTGACAACAAGATTACCGCCGAGGCTATTGCCAGAGAGTGCGGAATCCTACAGGAGGATAGTCTGGTTATGGAAGGCCCCGAATTCCGCAAGTTGAGCGATCtcaagcagatggagatCATCCCCAGACTTCACGTGCTTGCGAGATCCAGCCCCCAGGACAAGCGTATCTTGGTCCAGCAACTCAAGGCCATGGGAGAAACCGTGGCCGTGACTGGTGATGGTACCAACGACGCTCCTGCTCTCAGAAAGGCCGATGTCGGATTTTCCATGGGTATCGCGGGTACTGAAGTTGCCAAGGAGGCTTCGGCAATCATCCTGATGGATGACAACTTTGCTAGTATTGTCAAGGCTCTGAAATGGGGCCGTGCTGTCAACGACGCTGTCAAGCGATTCCTGCAGTTCCAGCTCACTGTCAACATCACCGCCGTCATTCTTACCTTTGTCACCGCCGTGTCTAGCGAGTCTGAGAAGTCCGTCCTCACCGCCGTTCAGCTGCTTTGGGTGAACTTGATCATGGACACGCTGGccgctctcgctctcgcaaCGGACCCCCCACAGGACAGCGTCTTGGACAGGAAGCCCGAGCCAAAGGgttcttccatcatctccccaACCATGTGGAAAATGATTATTGGACAAGCTCTGTACCAGCTCGCAATCACGTTCCTGCTGTATTATGGAGGCACCCATGTGGTTCAACCCATTGTTGGAGGCGACGAGCTTGTTCACGAGGACATTGAAACCCTGGTCTTTAACACCTTCGTGTGGATGCAAATCTTTAACCAATGGAA CAACCGACGGTTGGATAACAAGTTCAACATCTTTGAAGGCTTAACACGCAACTGGTTCTTCATTGCAATTAGCACACTCATGATGGGCGGCCAGATCCTGATTGTCTTCGTGGGTGGCGCTGCTTTCTCGATTGCGAAGAAGGATCAGTCTGGCGGAATGTGGGGCATTGCCCTTGTGCTCGGATTCCTGTCCATCCCCATTGGCATGCTCATCCGCCTCATCCCCGACAGCTTTGTCGTTAAGTTGGTGCCTGAGTTTTTCAAGCGGCGCTCAAAGGAGGTGCCTGGCCTGACCATCTCCGACGAGGCAATGAACCTGTACCCAGAGCCGTTGGTTGAGGTACGTGACGAACTTGCCTTCCTGAGGCGCATGAAGGGAGGGCGCTTGAACAACCTCAA AAGCCAGTCTCACTCCCGGTCCAACTCCATCAATACGTCGATGGATACACAGGGCCGCGAAGACAGCTTCCCCTCGCGCGTCGCCACACCGGTATCGCGACAACGTTCCCGGTCGGCCCGGTCGCGTTCCAACTCTGCGCTTGCACCGACGACCGTCATGGCCGGAATTATGGCGGCCGGAGTGGGGATGACGTGGTCGCCAAACGGTCGAAAAccggaagaagatgaagtgtTTCCACTCTACGAACAGCAACAAGCAGGAACAGAAGGAAGCCCAGAGCAGGGACAAAAGCCCGCACCAgggcacagcagcagcgaggcgCAGAATTAG
- a CDS encoding amino-transferase class IV domain-containing protein, which translates to MRSAFPRTALLSATRASRFLPAYRPAARFYSIKAEAASHSKQRPLDASRLAVEETKTPKELLKPEDLVFGKEFTDHMLAIEWTKDDGWLEPRITPYQNLSLDPATCVFHYAFECFEGMKAYKDKNGDIRLFRPDKNMARLNKSAARIALPTFEPTALVELISKLAKLDSRFIPAQRGYSLYLRPTLIGTQSTLGVGAPGSALLYVIASPVGPYYPTGFKAVSLEATNYAVRAWPGGVGDKKLGANYAPCIVPQQEAASRGFQQNLWLFGEEEYVTEVGTMNMFAAIKDKVTGQKELVTAPLDGTILEGVTRDSVLALARERLAPEGWKISERKYTMAELAEASKEGRLLEAFGAGTAAIVSPIRKISWKGELVDCGLKETEESGEIALKIKEWMEAIQYGDIEHEWSVKV; encoded by the exons ATGCGTTCAGCCTTCCCCAGAACGGCGCTCTTGAGCGCAACGCGGGCTTCGCGATTCCTTCCTGCGTATCGCCCTGCCGCCCGTTTCTACAGCATCAAGGCTGAGGCCGCTTCTCACTCAAAACAGCGCCCTCTGGATGCTTCAAGACTTGCCGTGGAGGAGACCAAGACGCCCAAGGAGTTGCTCAAGCCCGAGGACCTCGTCTTTGGCAAGGAGTTTACTG ACCACATGCTTGCCATTGAATGGACAAAGGACGATGGGTGGCTTGAGCCTCGCATCACTCCCTACCAGAACCTGTCTCTGGATCCGGCCACCTGTGTTTTCCACTATGCCTTTGAGTGCTTCGAGGGCATGAAGGCTTACAAGGACAAGAATGGCGACATTCGGCTCTTCCGCCCTGACAAGAACATGGCTCGTCTTAACAAATCGGCGGCTCGAATTGCGCTGCCCACCTTTGAGCCCACCGCCCTCGTTGagctcatctccaagctcgcCAAGCTCGACTCTCGCTTCATCCCTGCCCAGCGAGGCTACTCCCTCTACCTGCGACCTACCTTGATTGGTACCCAGAGCACTCTCGGCGTTGGCGCCCCCGGCTCTGCCTTGCTCTACGTGATTGCCTCTCCTGTTGGCCCTTACTACCCCACCGGCTTCAAGGCCGTCTCTCTCGAGGCCACCAACTACGCCGTCCGCGCTTGGCCCGGTGGTGTTGGTGACAAGAAGCTGGGTGCCAACTATGCTCCTTGCATTGTCCCCCAGCAGGAGGCTGCCAGCCGTGGCTTCCAGCAGAATCTGTGGCTCTTCGGCGAGGAGGAGTACGTCACTGAGGTCGGCACCATGAACATGTTcgctgccatcaaggacaaggTTACCGGCCAGAAGGAGCTCGTCACTGCTCCTCTTGACGGCACCATTCTGGAGGGTGTTACTCGAGACTCTGTTCTTGCGCTGGCTCGTGAGCGCCTTGCTCCCGAGGGCTGGAAGATTAGCGAGCGCAAGTACACCATGGCAGAGTTGGCCGAGGCTTCCAAGGAGGGCCGTTTGCTGGAGGCCTTTGGTGCCGGAACTGCCGCCATTGTCAGCCCTATCAGGAAGATCTCATGGAAGGGCGAGCTCGTCGACTGTGGCCTGAAAGAGACTGAAGAATCTGGTGAGATTGCgctcaagatcaaggagtGGATGGAGGCCATCCAATACGGCGACATTGAGCACGAGTGGAGCGTCAAGGTGTAA
- a CDS encoding protein kinase domain-containing protein, with the protein MFSSALKSFGSTNISSNYTISPNPTSTAGPWKIYDAKKKSTGKTYSAFVFDKKALDAHGSSVGKGNAASYKRSVEEVVERLKKEASSLAKLRHPSVLELVEPVEETRGGGLQFVTEAVTASLSGLLQEKDDQERSGPGGRSSRYVTEDADGVRRRREIEIDELEIQKGLLQISKALEFLHDNAGLVHGNLTPDAVLINAKSDWKISGLSFCSPADNSTKPTSIHGISLHEVLNLDPRLPKFVQLNLDYTSPDFVMDNNLTPSADMFSLGLLCVALYNSPHQSPIECHGSLSSYKRTFSSPSTVPTTTNNYLSSRPLPRDLSNHVLPKLITRRPAQRMTAREFQQSEYFDNVLVSTIRFLDTFPAKTPNEKSQFLRGLNKVLPSFPKSVLEKKLLPALLDEMKDKDLLSPILQNVFKILTLLPAARRAFSERVRPALKAVFVENAKQSQEKDPARDAGLMVFLENISVIADNSNGGEFKDDVLPVIIAAIECPTPAIVDVALRSFAVVLPVLDFSTIKNELFPVVAAVFSRTNSLAIKVRGLQAFVVLCGGSNDSSADDAGLSEKIVPLVKGIKTKEPAVMMAARDLMYVVGQTADADFVAMDILPILWSMSLGPLLNLKQFKSFMDLIKTLSRKVEDEQTRKLQELSGSINGSTAINEDFMAFGGVTGTAFDATNGNEDDFEALVKGRTGGSSSAARTPSWEDSPHVAAASVSRSSTATPQTPSFSWSTQPPMSPPVKQPSTLQSQQPSFRTVTPDLNRFEVMTPSSTQFSQPLQPTQSGFQQTPAQQSAPSFGWSSTASTTTKSFTPPPLASNYSSTMSNSSSSSAPALSDSRGSSFSLAPPPAGSQNVWASSSPSQQQKPMGFGGMNNSSMGAMGSGNSFSSSVPQQPQQQQQQQQQKSGLDKYESLI; encoded by the exons ATGTTCTCCTCTGCGCTCAAGTCCTTTGGCAGCACCAACATCTCCTCCAACTATACGATATCTCCGAATCCCACATCAACGGCCGGGCCATGGAAGATTTACgatgcgaagaagaagtctACTGGCAAGACGTACAGCGCCTTCGTCTTTGACAAAAAGGCCCTAGACGCACACGGCAGTTCTGTGGGCAAGGGCAATGCCGCATCCTATAAACGAAGCGTCGAAGAGGTGGTTGAGCGCTTGAAAAAGGAAGCGTCCAGTTTGGCCAAGCTGCGGCACCCGAGCGTCCTCGAACTTGTCGAGCCAGTGGAGGAAACAAGAGGCGGTGGTTTACAATTCGTCACAGAAGCCGTCACTGCGTCGCTGTCAGGCTTACtacaagaaaaagacgatCAAGAACGCTCTGGTCCCGGAGGACGGTCCAGCCGATACGTTACAGAGGATGCCGACGGCGTACGCAGAAGGAGGGAGATTGAAATTGACGAACTGGAAATCCAAAAGGGCTTATTACAAATCAGCAAAGCATTGGAGTTTCTACATGACAATGCAGGACTTGTTCACGGCAACCTGACTCCCGATGCAGTCCTCATCAATGCCAAG TCTGACTGGAAGATTAGTGGTCTGTCTTTTTGTAGTCCCGCGGACAACTCGACCAAGCCTACCTCGATCCATGGCATTAGTCTGCATGAAGTCCTCAACTTGGATCCCAGATTACCCAAGTTTGTCCAGCTAAACCTGGACTACACTTCTCCAGATTTCGTCATGGATAACAACCTGACCCCTTCTGCCGACATGTTCTCACTCGGTCTGTTGTGTGTGGCTCTGTATAATTCACCTCACCAGTCGCCGATAGAGTGCCATGGAAGTCTTTCTTCATATAAACGGACGTTTTCTTCGCCTTCCACCGTCCCCACGACGACCAACAACTATCTCTCGTCCAGACCACTGCCTAGGGACTTGTCAAATCATGTGCTCCCAAAGCTCATCACAAGGAGACCTGCACAGAGAATGACAGCCAGAGAATTTCAGCAGAGCGAGTATTTTGACAACGTCCTTGTCTCTACAATCCGGTTTCTCGACACGTTCCCTGCTAAAACTCCTAATGAAAAGTCTCAATTCTTGCGAGGCCTCAACAAAGTCTTGCCCTCTTTCCCCAAGTCGGTTctagaaaagaagcttttgCCGGCGCTGttagatgagatgaaggatAAGGATCTTCTTTCTCCGATCCTCCAGAACGTCTTCAAGATACTCACCCTGCTGCCGGCAGCGCGGAGAGCATTCAGTGAGAGGGTTCGGCCCGCTTTGAAGGCCGTCTTTGTGGAAAACGCAAAACAGAGCCAAGAGAAGGATCCTGCCCGGGACGCTGGCCTGATGGTCTTCTTAGAGAACATATCAGTAATAGCagacaacagcaacggcgGGGAGTTTAAAGATG ATGTACTGCCCGTTATTATAGCAGCCATCGAGTGTCCCACTCCTGCAATTGTTGATGTAGCTCTGAGAAGCTTTGCCGTTGTGCTACCCGTCCTAGACTTTAGCACAATCAAGAACGAGCTGTTCCCCGTTGTTGCCGCGGTATTTAGTCGAACAAACAGTCTGGCCATCAAAGTCCGCGGTCTTCAGGCTTTCGTCGTCCTCTGCGGCGGCTCCAACGATTCCAGTGCAGACGATGCAGGCCTCAGTG AAAAGATTGTACCTTTAGTCAAAGGTATCAAGACAAAGGAGCCCGCCGTCATGATGGCCGCGCGGGACCTGATGTATGTGGTCGGGCAGACAGCCGACGCCGATTTCGTGGCCATGGATATCCTACCAATCCTATGGAGCATGAGTTTAGGGCCGCTTCTCAACCTCAAGCAATTCAAGTCTTTCATGGACCTCATCAAGACATTGTCACGTAAAGTCGAGGACGAACAGACGAGGAAGTTGCAGGAGCTCTCCGGCTCCATCAACGGATCTACAGCCATCAACGAAGACTTTATGGCGTTTGGCGGAGTGACTGGAACCGCGTTCGATGCTACCAACGGCAACGAGGACGACTTTGAAGCGCTGGTTAAGGGAAGAACAGGAGGCAGCTCCAGTGCCGCAAGGACGCCAAGCTGGGAAGACTCACCGCATGTGGCCGCCGCCAGCGTCAGTCGATCGTCAACGGCAACTCCCCAGACTCCGTCCTTTTCCTGGTCAACTCAGCCCCCCATGAGCCCTCCAgtgaagcagccaagcacGCTCCAAAGCCAGCAGCCTTCTTTCCGCACCGTCACGCCTGATCTCAACCGCTTCGAAGTCATGACGCCCAGCTCGACACAATTCAGCCAGCCCTTGCAGCCGACGCAATCTGGCTTCCAGCAAACGCCGGCGCAGCAGTCTGCACCAAGTTTCGGTTGGTCATCCACTGCTTCAACCACGACCAAGAGCTTCACACCGCCGCCCTTGGCATCAAACTATTCTTCTACAATGTCAAACTCCAGCTCCAGTTCCGC GCCCGCGCTAAGCGACTCCCGCGGCTCATCGTTTTCCCTCGCACCACCGCCAGCTG GATCGCAAAATGTATGGGCTTCGAGCAGTCCGTCTCAACAGCAGAAACCAATGGGCTTTGGTGGAATGAACAACAGCTCAATGGGAGCCATGGGAAGCGGAAATTCGTTTTCAAGTAGCGTACCTCAACaacctcagcagcagcagcagcagcagcagcaaaagtcCGGTCTAGACAAGTATGAAAGTCTGATTTAG
- a CDS encoding sir2 family domain-containing protein — MKRAPAGKKGVTLPKRTQAQLNALDRLPENPTLEEIKEATVHVSLAELEERVADVRDSWETDSLFEDALEDLTDESGVFSGRPDTCTPEEACRLRRELREQGPAVFCQRTVDAGRYSAKKLLSAFGIRPPGFLEGEPDEAYFSLLSLAITRELSKRAKLHRYNTLDDAVQLIEKCQNIIVITGAGISTSLGIPDFRSQGTGLYSKLEHLGLNDPQEVFDIEVFKQDPTIFYSVAKDIIPATERYTPTHKFLAMLHERGKLLTNYSQNIDNLEVKAGLPKEKLIQCHGSFGTASCVQCHYQIQGEKIFPDIRAGKIPKCTRCLSSLKASGAPKRKRSAGAEKKRRRWADNDSSEDNSEYDIPSAGVMKPDITFFGEALPDEFSRRLTENDRDKVDLVIVIGTSLKVTPVSEIVSFLPPHIPQIYVSRQAVSHINFDIDLLGDCDVVVAELCKRLNWPLPGVEVAKEMENGKDAKDVHGKASPNGNVKSRKASPNGDVKNAKPVQNGKEGKQAKGTKTA; from the exons ATGAAACGAGCGCCTGCAGGCAAAAAGGGCGTGACCCTTCCGAAGCGAACTCAGGCGCAGTTGAATGCCCTTGATCGGCTTCCCGAGAACCCAACGCtcgaggagatcaaggaggccaCAGTCCACGTCTCGCTGGCCGAACTCGAGGAGAGAGTTGCAGACGTGCGCGACTCGTGGGAGACGGATTCGCTGTTTGAAGATGCGCTCGAGGATCTGACGGATGAGAGTGGAGTGTTCTCTGGTA GACCAGACACTTGCACTCCAGAAGAGGCATGTAGATTGCGTCGCGAACTGCGTGAACAGGGGCCTGCTGTCTTTTGTCAGCGCACTGTTGATGCTGGTCGATACAGCGCAAAGAAGCTCCTCAGCGCCTTTGGCATCCGGCCGCCTGGCTTTCTCGAGGGCGAGCCGGATGAGGCCTATTTCAGCCTTTTGTCGCTGGCCATCACGCGAGAGTTGTCCAAGCGGGCCAAGTTGCATCGCTACAACACGCTCGACGATGCTGTGCAGCTCATCGAAAAGTGCCAAAACATCATTGTCATCACGGGCGCCGGCATCTCCACCTCGCTGGGCATCCCGGACTTCCGATCCCAGGGCACTGGTCTGTATTCCAAGCTGGAGCATTTAGGCCTCAACGACCCACAAGAGGTATTTGACATTGAGGTGTTCAAGCAAGACCCGACCATCTTCTACTCTGTCGCCAAGGACATCATTCCGGCCACTGAGCGCTACACGCCCACCCACAAGTTCCTGGCCATGCTCCATGAGCGCGGCAAGCTGCTCACCAACTATTCGCAAAACATTGATAATCTCGAGGTCAAGGCGGGTTtgcccaaggagaagctcattCAGTGTCACGGCTCGTTTGGCACGGCAAGCTGCGTCCAGTGCCACTACCAGATCCAGGGCGAAAAGATCTTCCCAGACATTCGGGCCGGCAAGATCCCCAAGTGCACCCGATGCCTCTCGTCACTCAAGGCCTCTGGTGCTCCGAAGCGAAAGCGATCTGCAggtgcagagaagaagaggcggcgATGGGCTGACAATGATAGCTCCGAGGACAATTCCGAGTACGACATCCCTAGTGCTGGTGTTATGAAGCCCGACATTACCTTCTTTGGCGAAGCTCTTCCCGATGAGTTCTCACGGCGCCTGACGGAAAACGACCGTGACAAGGTCGACCTGGTGATTGTCATTGGCACGTCGCTCAAGGTCACGCCCGTGTCCGAGATTGTCAGCTTTCTCCCGCCGCATATCCCGCAAATCTACGTTTCGCGCCAGGCCGTTTCCCACATCAACTTTGATATTGACTTGCTGGGCGATTGCGATGTCGTGGTTGCTGAGCTGTGCAAGCGGCTCAACTGGCCATTG CCTGGCGTCGAAGttgccaaggagatggagaacgGCAAGGACGCCAAAGATGTTCATGGCAAGGCTTCTCCAAACGGCAATGTCAAGAGTCGCAAGGCCTCTCCCAATGGCGATGTTAAGAATGCTAAGCCTGTTcaaaatggcaaagaggGCAAGCAAGCCAAGGGAACCAAGACCGCCTAA